In Nymphaea colorata isolate Beijing-Zhang1983 chromosome 3, ASM883128v2, whole genome shotgun sequence, a genomic segment contains:
- the LOC116250178 gene encoding uncharacterized protein LOC116250178 gives MGLWLLALDCAELLLSSAVHMMYGMYIFSAAIASDIDRLMTPSSGRVVGTSSRLRWISPNPPPSDRVKEENADHRSKFPRGPNDVHTNRKPKENLPPIVLVHGIFGFGKGRLGGLSYFAGAETKDEYVLVPDLGSLTSIYDRARELFYYLKGGQVDYGEEHSKICGHCQFGRVYSRGNYEAWDEQHPVHFVGHSAGVQVVRVLQQLLAEKAFKGYEDTSADWVLSITSLSGALNGTTRTYMDGMQPEDGRWMKRLCLLQLCRVGVILYEWLDIPWLKRYYSFGFDHFRMGWSSLGISGLIDSLLANNGGGPFASGDWILPDLTLQGSMQLNAALNTFPNTFYFSYATKRTTKVMGTTVPSSILGIHPLLFIRVLQMTRWRHPPNVPSPYKGYRDEDWHDNDGAVNTISMTHPRIPVEHPSQFVADDQHHPLRPGIWYYKIVEADHILFIVNRERAGAQFDVIYDSIFERCRKHITRTTICIQ, from the exons ATGGGGCTGTGGCTGCTGGCTTTGGATTGTGCGGAGCTTCTCCTGAGCTCCGCGGTTCACATGATGTACGGCATGTACATTTTCAGTGCGGCTATTGCCTCCGACATAGATCGCTTAATGACCCCTAGCAGCGGCAGGGTGGTTGGGACTAGCAGCAGATTGAGGTGGATTTCTCCTAATCCTCCTCCGTCGGACAGGGTGAAGGAGGAGAATGCCGATCATCGCTCAAAGTTTCCGCGAGGACCCAACGACGTCCACACTAATcggaaaccaaaagaaaatctGCCTCCTATCGTACTTGTGCACGGAATTTTTGGTTTCGGGAAGGGG AGATTGGGCGGTCTCTCCTATTTTGCCGGCGCGGAGACGAAGGACGAGTACGTGCTCGTGCCCGATCTTGGGTCGTTGACAAGCATCTACGACCGGGCACGAGAGCTCTTTTATTACCTCAAAGGAGGGCAAGTTGATTATGGAGAAGAACACAGTAAGATCTGCGGTCATTGCCAATTCGGTAGAGTATACAGTCGAG GGAACTACGAGGCATGGGACGAGCAACATCCTGTCCATTTTGTAGGCCACTCGGCAGGGGTGCAGGTTGTCCGGGTGTTACAGCAGCTGCTCGCGGAGAAG GCCTTCAAGGGGTACGAGGACACTTCCGCAGATTGGGTATTGAGCATCACTTCTTTGTCCGGTGCCCTCAACGGAACAACCAGGACCTACATGGATGGAATGCA GCCCGAAGACGGGAGATGGATGAAACGTTTGTGCCTCCTCCAACTATGCCGTGTTGGTGTGATCCTATATGAGTGGTTGGATATTCCGTGGCTGAAAAGGTATTATAGCTTTGGTTTCGATCATTTCCGCATGGGATGGTCGAGCCTGGGCATCTCTGGACTCATCGACTCCCTGCTAGCCAACAACGGGGGAGGGCCGTTCGCTTCGGGAGACTGGATCTTGCCTGATCTCACCCTTCAGGGATCCATGCAACTCAATGCAGCACTGAATACCTTCCCCAATACCTTCTACTTCAGCTACGCCACAAAACGTACCACCAAGGTGATGGGCACCACCGTCCCGTCTAGCATATTAGGAATACATCCGCTACTGTTCATTAGAGTCCTCCAGATGACAAGATGGCGCCATCCTCCCAATGTCCCATCTCCCTACAAGGGGTACAG AGACGAGGATTGGCATGACAACGATGGAGCAGTCAACACGATATCCATGACGCACCCTCGCATACCGGTAGAGCATCCTAGCCAATTCGTTGCAGACGATCAGCACCATCCCCTTAGGCCAGGCATATG GTACTACAAGATTGTGGAAGCGGACCACATCCTCTTCATTGTAAATCGGGAGAGAGCTGGTGCCCAGTTTGACGTCATCTACGATAGCATCTTCGAGCGGTGCAGGAAGCATATCACCAGGACGACGATATGCATTCAGTGA